A stretch of Lysobacter sp. K5869 DNA encodes these proteins:
- a CDS encoding sodium/solute symporter (Members of the Solute:Sodium Symporter (SSS), TC 2.A.21 as described in tcdb.org, catalyze solute:Na+ symport. Known solutes for members of the family include sugars, amino acids, nucleosides, inositols, vitamins, urea or anions, depending on the system.) has protein sequence MKLSLLDTAIVLAYLAGVFVLAQWVSREKGGHEKTAKDYFLASKALPWWAIGASLIAANISAEQIIGMSGSGYALGLAIASYEWMAAATLLVVGKFFLPVFLRNGIHTMPQFLEERYGNRIRTLMAVFWLGLYVFVNLTSIVWLGSIAVAQVTGMDQMLALTLLGAFALAYQLYGGLKAVALTDIVQVTLLVLGGLLVAGLTLSKIGDGAGILAGFDKLMAAHPEHFHMILPKDSPHYDKLPGLGVLLGGLWIAHLSYWGFNQYIIQRALAAKDLNEAQKGIVFAAALKIVLPVIVVLPGIAAVVLSPGLERSDDAYPAMMALLPPGVLGLVFAALVAAIVASLASKINSVATIFTLDFYAKRRTDASERQLVRVGRIAAAVAIFIAILTARPLLGGFDQGFQYIQEYTGFFTPGIVVIFLFGLFWKRANEAGALAAAGGSIAFSLLFKYAVWTDMSFVNRIGVTFVLSAALMAAVSLATAPPAARDRIRHDGVSYATAPAWNVAALAVLAILIALYAAFW, from the coding sequence ATGAAACTTTCCTTGCTCGACACCGCCATCGTCCTGGCCTATCTCGCCGGCGTGTTCGTCCTCGCCCAATGGGTCTCGCGCGAGAAGGGCGGGCACGAGAAAACCGCCAAGGATTACTTCCTCGCCAGCAAGGCGTTGCCGTGGTGGGCCATCGGCGCCTCGCTGATCGCCGCCAATATCTCCGCCGAACAGATCATCGGCATGTCCGGCTCCGGTTATGCGCTGGGTTTGGCCATCGCCTCCTACGAATGGATGGCGGCGGCGACGCTGCTGGTGGTCGGCAAGTTCTTCTTGCCGGTGTTCCTGCGCAACGGCATCCACACCATGCCGCAGTTCCTGGAGGAGCGTTACGGCAACCGCATCCGCACGCTGATGGCGGTGTTCTGGCTCGGCTTGTACGTGTTCGTCAATCTGACGTCGATCGTCTGGCTCGGCTCGATCGCGGTGGCGCAGGTGACCGGCATGGACCAGATGCTGGCGTTGACCTTGCTGGGCGCGTTCGCGCTGGCGTATCAGCTCTACGGTGGGCTCAAAGCGGTCGCGCTGACCGACATCGTGCAAGTCACCTTGCTGGTGCTCGGCGGCTTGTTGGTCGCGGGACTGACGCTGAGCAAGATCGGCGACGGCGCGGGCATCCTCGCCGGCTTCGACAAACTGATGGCCGCGCATCCCGAACATTTCCACATGATCCTGCCCAAGGACAGCCCGCACTACGACAAGTTGCCGGGCCTGGGCGTGCTGCTCGGCGGCCTGTGGATCGCGCATCTGAGCTACTGGGGCTTCAACCAGTACATCATCCAGCGCGCGCTCGCCGCCAAGGATCTCAACGAAGCGCAGAAGGGCATCGTGTTCGCCGCCGCGCTGAAGATCGTGCTGCCGGTGATCGTGGTGCTGCCGGGCATCGCCGCGGTGGTGCTGTCGCCGGGGCTGGAGCGCTCGGACGATGCGTATCCGGCGATGATGGCCCTGCTGCCGCCCGGCGTGCTCGGCCTGGTGTTCGCGGCGCTGGTCGCGGCGATCGTTGCGTCGTTGGCGTCGAAGATCAATTCGGTGGCGACGATCTTCACCCTGGATTTCTACGCCAAGCGCCGCACCGATGCGAGCGAGCGCCAGCTGGTGCGGGTCGGCCGCATCGCCGCGGCGGTGGCGATCTTCATCGCCATCCTGACCGCGCGGCCGTTGCTCGGCGGCTTCGATCAGGGCTTCCAGTACATCCAGGAATACACCGGCTTCTTCACCCCGGGGATCGTGGTGATCTTTCTGTTCGGCCTGTTCTGGAAGCGCGCCAACGAGGCCGGCGCGCTCGCCGCCGCGGGCGGCTCGATCGCGTTCTCGCTGCTGTTCAAGTACGCGGTGTGGACCGACATGTCCTTCGTCAACCGCATCGGCGTGACGTTCGTGCTGTCGGCGGCGCTGATGGCCGCGGTGTCGCTGGCGACTGCGCCGCCGGCCGCGCGCGACCGCATCCGCCACGACGGCGTCAGCTACGCCACCGCGCCGGCGTGGAACGTCGCGGCGCTGGCGGTGCTGGCGATCCTGATCGCGCTGTACGCCGCGTTCTGGTGA
- a CDS encoding LacI family DNA-binding transcriptional regulator, producing the protein MSSARAFWQNAAYTQQGNRPVMRVRIEDVAEAAGVSMKTVSRVLNQEPNVSEDTRKRVEAAARKLQYRPNPSARSLAGQRSFLVALLYDNPSSNYLMEVQAGMLDACNSQHYNLMLAPVNFTDKKLVAHVDEIVQRSRADGLVLTPPLTDHPGLMKRLGQLRIPYANISPKLRGERIGVVLDEERAVRELMAHLVSLGHRRIAHITGHAEHGASQWRMNGYRDGLKAAGIEFDPRLVAEGDFHYDTGAICAQRLLLMDDPPTAIFAANDDMAAGTIRTASEMGLSIPGDVSVCGFDDTPLSRQIYPPLTTVRQPTREMGRLATHELFKRIKAPDAGQLILAPYELQLRKSTGAVGKPRARKR; encoded by the coding sequence ATGAGTTCCGCCCGCGCGTTCTGGCAGAATGCGGCCTACACGCAGCAAGGAAACAGACCGGTCATGCGGGTGCGCATCGAAGATGTGGCGGAGGCGGCGGGCGTGTCGATGAAGACCGTTTCGCGCGTGCTCAACCAAGAACCCAACGTCAGCGAAGACACGCGCAAGCGCGTGGAGGCCGCCGCGCGCAAGCTGCAGTACCGGCCGAATCCGTCGGCGCGCAGCCTCGCGGGGCAGCGTTCGTTCCTGGTCGCGCTGCTGTACGACAATCCGTCCAGCAATTATCTGATGGAAGTGCAGGCCGGCATGCTCGACGCCTGCAACAGCCAGCACTACAACCTGATGCTGGCGCCGGTGAACTTCACCGACAAGAAGCTGGTGGCGCACGTCGACGAAATCGTGCAGCGCTCGCGCGCCGACGGTTTGGTGCTGACGCCGCCGCTGACCGATCATCCCGGCCTGATGAAGCGGCTCGGCCAGCTGCGCATCCCCTACGCCAACATCTCGCCCAAGCTGCGCGGCGAGCGCATCGGCGTGGTGTTGGACGAAGAACGCGCGGTGCGCGAGTTGATGGCGCATCTGGTCTCGCTCGGCCACCGCCGCATCGCCCACATCACCGGCCATGCCGAACACGGCGCGAGCCAGTGGCGCATGAACGGCTATCGCGACGGGCTCAAAGCGGCCGGCATCGAGTTCGATCCGCGGTTGGTGGCCGAAGGCGATTTCCACTACGACACCGGCGCGATCTGCGCGCAGCGGCTGCTGTTGATGGACGATCCGCCGACCGCGATCTTCGCCGCCAACGACGACATGGCCGCCGGTACCATCCGCACCGCCAGCGAAATGGGCTTGTCGATTCCCGGCGACGTATCGGTGTGCGGCTTCGACGACACGCCGCTGTCGCGCCAGATCTATCCGCCGCTGACCACGGTGCGCCAACCCACCCGTGAGATGGGCCGGCTGGCCACGCACGAGCTGTTCAAGCGGATCAAGGCGCCCGACGCCGGCCAACTGATTCTGGCGCCGTACGAACTGCAGCTGCGCAAGTCGACCGGCGCGGTCGGCAAGCCGCGCGCGCGCAAGCGCTGA
- a CDS encoding glycoside hydrolase family 3 protein yields the protein MNAASHPPRRAAAVSIQIAAPRPRRLAWALLLALAPAWPVIAQAPDASVHPAQWPALKPPIPRDAKLEARIQALLAKMSVEEKVGQIVQADINSATPEDVRKYHIGSVLAGGNSEPGGVSEPGGNYAAPPKEWLEIADKFYAASMDGGDGKVAIPIMFGIDAVHGHNNLIGATLFPHNIGLGAMRNPALIRRIGAATAAEVRSTGMEWTFAPTLTVPRDDRWGRTYEGYSEDPRLVASYAAAAIEGLQGKLGSKEFLDGSHVIASAKHFLADGGTFEGRDQGDAKIGERELREIHGAGYPPALKAGAQTVMASFSSWNGAKMHGNHALLTDVLKGRMGFDGFVVGDWNAHGQLPGCANDNCAAAFNAGVDMLMAPDSWRGYYDNALKQVKSGEIAMARLDDAVTRILRVKLRLGLFEAGLPSKRPLGGKFELLGSPEHRAIARQAVRESLVLLKNDSGVLPIAPKSRVLVFGDGADNVAKQSGGWTLNWQGTGLKPSDFPHAQSIWAGLREQIEAAGGRAELSVDGKYADKPDVAIFVYGEDPYAEFQGDLRIATFRGTRNPELETIKRLKAEGVPVVSVFLSGRPLWANREINASDAFVAAWLPGSEGGGIADVLLRKADGAVQNDFKGKLSYSWPRSAVQVVNVGDKAYSPQFAFGYGLSYAKGGKVGALSEDPGTPDLDQRSMSFLARGALPRGWRLRVDSQGKRSDAAKPPLASADGALAVTAVDYKAQEDAWRAEWKGEARLDLVADAPVELVRETNGDVQLLIALKADAVGAGEAYLTAQCGPKCEAKLPFGGILRGLPRGQWQRIGVPLKCVRAAGGDMGKLESPFGLLAPKGTVVTLHEVAYGTDAERVVECKRQ from the coding sequence ATGAACGCCGCCTCCCACCCGCCCCGGCGCGCCGCCGCTGTCTCGATCCAAATCGCCGCGCCGCGACCGCGGCGCTTGGCCTGGGCCTTGTTGCTGGCCTTGGCGCCGGCGTGGCCGGTCATCGCGCAGGCGCCGGACGCGAGCGTGCATCCGGCGCAATGGCCCGCGCTGAAACCGCCGATCCCGCGCGACGCGAAGCTTGAGGCGCGCATCCAGGCGCTGCTGGCGAAGATGAGCGTGGAGGAGAAGGTCGGCCAGATCGTGCAGGCCGACATCAACAGCGCCACGCCCGAGGACGTGCGCAAGTACCACATCGGCTCGGTGCTGGCCGGCGGCAACTCCGAGCCCGGCGGCGTGTCCGAACCGGGCGGCAACTACGCCGCGCCGCCGAAGGAATGGCTGGAGATCGCCGACAAGTTCTATGCCGCCTCGATGGACGGCGGCGACGGCAAGGTCGCGATTCCGATCATGTTCGGCATCGACGCGGTGCACGGCCACAACAATCTGATCGGCGCGACCTTGTTCCCGCACAACATCGGCTTGGGCGCGATGCGCAATCCCGCGCTGATCCGCCGCATCGGCGCGGCCACCGCGGCCGAGGTGCGCAGCACCGGCATGGAGTGGACGTTCGCGCCGACTTTGACCGTGCCGCGCGACGACCGTTGGGGTCGCACCTACGAAGGCTACTCGGAAGATCCCAGGTTGGTAGCGAGCTACGCCGCGGCGGCGATCGAAGGCCTGCAGGGCAAGCTCGGCAGCAAGGAATTTCTCGACGGGTCGCACGTGATCGCTTCGGCCAAGCATTTCCTCGCCGACGGCGGCACTTTCGAAGGGCGCGATCAAGGCGACGCCAAGATCGGCGAGCGGGAATTGCGCGAGATCCACGGGGCCGGCTATCCGCCCGCGTTGAAGGCCGGCGCGCAAACGGTGATGGCTTCGTTCTCGAGTTGGAACGGCGCCAAGATGCACGGCAACCACGCATTGTTGACCGACGTGCTCAAGGGGCGCATGGGCTTCGACGGTTTCGTCGTCGGCGATTGGAACGCGCACGGGCAGTTGCCCGGTTGCGCCAACGACAACTGCGCGGCAGCGTTCAACGCCGGCGTGGACATGCTGATGGCGCCGGACAGTTGGCGCGGCTATTACGACAACGCGCTCAAGCAAGTCAAAAGCGGCGAGATCGCCATGGCCCGGCTCGACGATGCGGTGACGCGGATCTTGCGGGTGAAGCTGCGCCTGGGTTTGTTCGAGGCGGGTTTGCCGTCGAAGCGGCCGCTCGGCGGCAAGTTCGAGCTGCTCGGCAGCCCCGAGCATCGCGCCATCGCGCGGCAGGCGGTGCGCGAGTCGCTGGTGCTGTTGAAGAACGACAGCGGCGTGCTGCCGATCGCGCCGAAGTCGCGGGTGCTGGTGTTCGGCGACGGCGCCGACAACGTCGCCAAGCAATCCGGCGGCTGGACTTTGAACTGGCAGGGCACCGGGCTCAAACCCTCGGATTTCCCGCATGCGCAATCGATCTGGGCCGGCCTGCGCGAGCAGATCGAAGCCGCGGGCGGGCGCGCCGAGTTGTCGGTGGACGGCAAGTACGCGGACAAGCCCGACGTGGCGATCTTCGTCTATGGCGAAGATCCTTACGCCGAGTTCCAGGGCGATCTGCGCATCGCCACCTTCCGCGGCACGCGCAATCCGGAATTGGAGACGATCAAGCGGCTCAAGGCCGAAGGCGTGCCGGTGGTGAGCGTGTTCCTGTCGGGCCGGCCGCTGTGGGCCAATCGCGAGATCAACGCGTCGGACGCGTTCGTCGCCGCGTGGCTGCCGGGGTCGGAAGGCGGCGGCATCGCCGACGTGCTGCTGCGCAAGGCCGATGGCGCGGTGCAGAACGACTTCAAGGGCAAGCTGTCGTACTCGTGGCCGCGCAGCGCGGTACAGGTGGTCAACGTCGGCGATAAGGCGTACTCGCCGCAGTTCGCGTTCGGCTACGGGTTGAGCTATGCCAAGGGCGGCAAGGTCGGGGCGCTGTCGGAAGATCCGGGCACGCCGGATCTCGATCAGCGTTCGATGAGTTTCCTCGCCCGCGGCGCGTTGCCGCGCGGCTGGCGGCTGCGCGTGGACTCGCAAGGCAAGCGCAGCGACGCGGCCAAGCCGCCGTTGGCGAGCGCCGACGGCGCGCTGGCGGTGACGGCGGTGGATTACAAGGCGCAGGAAGACGCGTGGCGGGCCGAGTGGAAGGGCGAGGCGCGGCTGGATCTGGTCGCCGACGCGCCGGTGGAGTTGGTGCGCGAGACCAACGGCGACGTGCAGTTGCTGATCGCGCTCAAGGCCGACGCGGTCGGC